In one Paenibacillus sp. JQZ6Y-1 genomic region, the following are encoded:
- a CDS encoding DUF3243 domain-containing protein encodes MSEQDHIVNKSGQVETDKVESVLNRISDEQKKQILDDFESFRSYLGKRIQMAETIGLSEESLAKVTQKIADYLAKHEQPQNSEEKLLYELWKVGDDDQRHKLAHMLVKMVKNTQEAR; translated from the coding sequence ATGTCAGAGCAAGATCATATTGTGAACAAATCGGGTCAGGTCGAAACAGATAAAGTGGAATCGGTATTGAACCGCATCAGTGATGAGCAAAAGAAACAGATTTTGGATGATTTTGAATCGTTCCGCTCGTATCTGGGCAAGCGAATTCAAATGGCAGAAACGATTGGACTGAGCGAAGAAAGCCTGGCAAAAGTTACGCAAAAAATTGCCGATTATCTCGCCAAGCATGAACAGCCACAAAACAGCGAAGAAAAATTGCTGTATGAACTGTGGAAGGTCGGCGATGACGATCAACGTCACAAGCTGGCACATATGCTGGTGAAAATGGTCAAAAATACACAGGAAGCACGCTAA